The Chryseobacterium phocaeense genome includes the window TTCACTGAGAAAACCGCTTACTTTTTTACGTCAGATCCTTGTGAGTAAGGAAAAATTATGTAAATTTGCACCACCAAAATAAAACAGACCCATGGTGTAGCGGTAACACTACTGATTTTGGTTCAGTCATCTGGGGTTCGAATCCCTGTGGGTCTACGTATTGGGACAAATCTTTTCTTTTGATTTGTCCCTTTTTTATTTCCACAATTTTCCTTTTCTAACTGTGTAATTATCTGCAAAATTAACCTTCTCTATGTTTTTGCGCATTAAAACCAGTTTACATACCTATTAAAAGCATCTTTTTACAACATAATAATTTTCAGCAAACACTAATATTTTTAATACAATTTTCATAAAAAAATTAAATTTATAGCTTAATTATCAACAATTTGATATATTTGATTCATTATATATAAACAGATTATAATGAGAATTATTCTTTTATTTTTTCCTTTTTTATTGTTCGCACAACAAAAAACAACACCTGAAAACATTGAAGAAAAATTAAAAAAGGCAGAGCAGCTTGTAATTTCGGGAAAAACAGAGCAGTTTATTACCGCCAATCTTTCTATTCTTAAGGAATCAAAAGCTATTAGGTATTCTCAGGGCTGCACCAAATCAAGTCTTAATCTTGCTTATGCTTATAACAGGATCAATCAGTACAAAAAAAGTATCCATTATTTGAAATCAATGGAATCAGAAAATGATAATGTGTATGCAGACGAATTTAATCAGATTAGTGCAAATACTTTATATAGTAATAACTATTTTGGAATTAAAATGTATGATGAAGCCATAAGTAAACTGAAACAAAACATCAAATTATCCGAAAACGTAAAAATAGATTCCACCAGAAAGTATATTAAAACGTTAGCTCTGATAGATTTGGCTACAAATTATACTGAGAAAAAGCGCTATGATTCGGCTACCTATTATGGGAAAAAGGCAATAGAAGAGATCAAGGGAGAAAAAATAAAAAACTGCTGTCTTGGTGTCAATCTGAAAGTAGCATTGCTGAATTTAGCGGGAGTGAAATTTCGTGAAAAAAAAGTTGATTCCACCGAATATTATGTTGGATTAGGAAAAGCATTGCCGGTAGATCTAGGCTATAATGAGTTTATTATATTTAAGCTTCAGGGACAAATAAACTACGCCAGGAAAAACTATGACTCTGCTATCAGCAATTATAAGAAAGGAATAGAACTGGCTGAAAAAGCAAAAAACAACAGGAAATTAGTGGAACTTTATGCCCTGATTGCTGAAGCTTATGACAAAGTGGGAAAGACTGCCGATGAAAAAGAATACCGGAATAAATTTACCAAACTAAGTGAGAATATGAGAGAAGCAGAGGCTGCTAATTTAAAGGAAACGGTCCAGCTTCTTGTTCAGGAGAAACAAAAACCATTGCAGGAAAAAAACAGGTATTTACTGTATGCTATAATTCTAGGAAGTTTAAGCTTACTTTTGTTTGTGGTATTTACTGTAGAGAGAATAAAGAGTAAGAATAAACTCTTACACTCAAAAAACAAAGAAAATAAAGAGCTTAACCAAAAGCTTAACACTGCTTTTGACGAAGTTGTGCAGCTGGCTAAAAACAATGATTCTGAGTTCCTCACCAGATTTCAGGA containing:
- a CDS encoding tetratricopeptide repeat protein, which gives rise to MRIILLFFPFLLFAQQKTTPENIEEKLKKAEQLVISGKTEQFITANLSILKESKAIRYSQGCTKSSLNLAYAYNRINQYKKSIHYLKSMESENDNVYADEFNQISANTLYSNNYFGIKMYDEAISKLKQNIKLSENVKIDSTRKYIKTLALIDLATNYTEKKRYDSATYYGKKAIEEIKGEKIKNCCLGVNLKVALLNLAGVKFREKKVDSTEYYVGLGKALPVDLGYNEFIIFKLQGQINYARKNYDSAISNYKKGIELAEKAKNNRKLVELYALIAEAYDKVGKTADEKEYRNKFTKLSENMREAEAANLKETVQLLVQEKQKPLQEKNRYLLYAIILGSLSLLLFVVFTVERIKSKNKLLHSKNKENKELNQKLNTAFDEVVQLAKNNDSEFLTRFQEVYPDFFPKLLQIEPKLVESELRFCALLFLNFSSKEIATYTFVQPQSIQTRKNRLRKKLNIASDDDIYIWMKNL